The genomic stretch caaacctatcaacatcctagatccaatgatattaatgaaatggaggaagaagaataaaatcataaaagataatcaactcacactatcattaatatcattcatctactattatggatttggtcatttcaaacctatcaacatcctagatccaatgatattaatgaagtggaggaagaaggaagccaaaacaagcataaaaaggcaaaaaaaaagaattctgcctcactggaaatcgatttaactctgtaggaaatcgatttcctgagtgcagagttcaattcTGGCgcaaaaaaacagagtggaaatcgatttccccctgtaGGAAACCGATTTCCTGctcacagttttcaaaaaaacagcattatgaattATAAAACTTgagttaggcaaacatacaaacaccttatgatcacatatctattggagcacgaattttccatcaaatcaccatcaaataggaccaatatagcatcaaagatgcattgaacacaagcaacaaagatctacatcttagtatttaggaatttaccaattcttgagacaaatgttgaagtagcttcaagaacaagcacaaagtgtgtagatctttcacaattggagatgaacaaccaaagaaaagagagaaatgtaggaggtttagttcaaaactagtaagattcaatgtgaatctcactaattctatggaaaatgaactttgggtgagggttttggaaagggtgagaaatgatttgcaagcaattttttggctctccaagtttgagaaatgagagagtagagacctatATTTATAGgctgagagcaagagtagtggcaatttggtcatttgctcttggttaattaacttgtgtttaattggtacttaaatggcatttaaatggtaaaaatggtaaaatgaggtttaagtgggtttaatgaaggggttaattttggtgaggtggaaaattagcaaaatgatcaaataaaaaggtgccaaaatgatgtcaagcttccctctttatattttttttgaattttgcgcacaggaaatcgatttcccataagggtaaatcgatttccaccttcaattttccaaaaaaattttcttgcactgttttgatttttgcccgatcttttacctgtaaaatataaacaaaagaggcaacacacatattttttttattttggttagtatgaacaaataaaaagctaaaagtgcttgatgattcccctcagagacaatcacagtatcaagaatagagcttcacaatggtgctcttgattaatgattaaaatgcaagcaatgtatgatcttagggtcaaaaattggggtatgacacaatgtCAATATAGGACGACTCTTTTTGTATTCACACTAGTTAAGAAAAGCTTTTACATACATGAGGAGGTCACACACTCATAACAACTACAAATTTTCATCTACTCTAGAGAGTTCCATGTCAGTCATAGGATGGTCCCACATTCCTACATACCCACTCCAACTTGTCCTTGGTGTAAAATAAGGACGGCGTCCCAAAATTTTCTTATCCGCCCATAGATAGTCTTCAACATAATCATGAAGTTCACATTTGAAGACGATGTTTTTCTCCATTTCCTTTTCACAGTTCAAAGAAAAAATGAGAAACATGTGTCATACACATAGCATATTCCTCTTACAACAATGTTATCTCTACAACACTATGTTGACACTTGAAATGAAGCTCTAGAAACCTAATGAACAACTGCATTTTAGGGTCATCCATGACGTTTTCAACAATGATGGGATTGAATTAGTTGACATTTTTGAAGCTAAATTCCACCCTAACATGATTCATTAGCAGACCAAGGGATCCATCCAATGCCTCATATTGCGCCTCGAAATAGTCCAGCTTAGCGGGCTTACGTGTGTTGCCTTACTTCTTATGTGTGTGGTACACTTTGAGGTCATTGTAATAAAAAGAATCATCAAGAAATGTCATTTAATGCGCAAGTTTCCCATGATAACTACTCTCCCTTAACAAGGAGCCTCCGCTCCACTAATGAGATTCACCACGGTTTAGAGCTCTCGACCGGCCTCAAATACTCTTATGACAACAATCCACACTTCATGACTAACAACAAAGGCTTAGGGGAAGAGTTTGGGATAAGTTAAGCCAAGTAATAACACAAGCCTAGGTCAAACtaggattttttaaaatataaaatgtttatgcttttttataattctatttagttaaaaaacGACTAGGCCAAAAACCGTAAAAGACCTTTAAAATATGTTATACCGATTTATTTAAAtactataaataattttattaatactaTTATATTGTATATTGTActttaaaataaactaaaaaaataaaacttagttATCTTGAATAAGTTATGAAAATAGGCTAGAAAcacttatgaacaatgtcatgagttattttcataagttctcccAAACAAATAGTCTTATAAAATTTATGGCAGTGGTATAATTTAGAGAGATCTTGGGGCCGGGGGCGAACGACACACGCTTAGTATTTGTGCTTCTCGGATCTCTTTTTCATTAGTTCGAACGCCCCTCTTTCGATTCGAGTGCCACTTGTCAAGATGTATCACCTGAACCTTTGCTTTCTCCATCCATAATGCGCAATCGTGCGTAGAGTGTATACCGAGTCAACATACATTACATAGAAAGTTGTGGGACTTAACTACACCTTCTCGATTTCAGGGAATCGGCCACTATTCATGTGGTGGTTGTTATATCCTAGGGAGACTCGATTCAGACTCTTGGGCTATAAATACATCAGTATCATAATATTATGGGGATATCTAATAACACATAGAAATATACAAATAGAATAGTTTCTCACCTCACATGAGATAACTCTCAATACCATAACAATCCTAAAACCTCTAACAGCCCATATTCAATAGAGATTGTCCAACATTTGTACTTTTAGCGAGTACACTTATGATACTAGATAAGCTTATATAGGTCAATGCAAACAAAATTTTAATctcattgatattttaattttttagtctatttaaacattagttgaaTTTCTTATTTATATATGTTCAAACGAAATAGGTTTTTAAGTATAACAGACCAATCAAACCTTCAAAAAGGTTAAACTCAAACTTAAAAATACGTCTATGACAAGTTATATGTTAGATTTAGGTTTTAACTTTTTTGTAAGGAAGACTTAGAATTAACAAACCTAACTTGACTTAGGTTATTTTTTCCTCTACATAAGAAACACTAATTTAAAGGGCCAACGACCCAAAAGACCAACCCACTTCATAAAGGCTCAATCTTTTCAAAGTGCTTATTGCCTTACCGCACATGCAGATCTCCTCACACAACACTGCATTGGAGCACACCTCCCCTTCGCTCTGAGCCATATGAGCTCATTCACACCGGACAATTCATAGATAGTTACAACGGACTCTCAAATATAAATGTGACCTCGAGTCAGGCTTAACTACGATCCAACTCAAACTTACTATTCAACTCAAACTTATAAAGTTTCACCTCAATCTTCTTTAGTGATTTTCATCATTGAACCAGACATTTTGTGCATgagttttttatatatatttccatgAGACAAATGAAAATATTTATATTGTACATTTGCATTGCACGTGGAAACACAAGGATAAAGGCAAGGGTGTACTAGTAGTTGGTAAGAACCTATTTGAAAAGTCAATACTAAGTCTTGTTCGTCTTCAAACTTGTTCCTTTTTCTCCAATAGTCAAGGTTGACTCTTCATACCAATCTATTACAAATATATTTTACTTCCACTAACCTTTAAACTACAATAAACAAAACCATTCATTTATTCAAACATAAAATAGTCTAAATAATCTATACATACTATTGTTAGTCCCATAAACATTTTCTCTATAACCTTCTACCTCTCACATTAGAGCATAGAATCCAAACAATCATGAAGAAAGGATGCTTAGATCCAAATCTCAAACTCACTGTTCCTGCATCCAATCAAGCTTCTTTTGCAAAATTCTTGTGAGTGATCTTTCActataatcaattattttaatgaGCTTAATAATTGCTTTTGTTTTGTGCTAATTGGAGTTGATTTTGTAGGACTCAAAGTGGCACTTTTAAAGATGGAAACTTACTTGTTAATAAGGATGGAGTTAGAATTGTCTCTCAGAGTGAAGTTGAAACTGTAACATATTTCTCTCTCATTTGTTTCTTGCCTTCTTTGAGAATAAGGGGTTTCTTGGATTTTCtgaaattaactttttttaaggTTTCCAAACTAGAATAAAGTACTGTTTGTTTGttgtataaaaaatgattttttgtaaAAGGGTTATTTGGGGTTTCTTCCTTATAGTAAAAGACAAAAGTGTTGAGTAGTATTATATTTGGACACCAATCATTTTCATGAGCTAATATATAAATAGAtctaattggatttttttttcttttcatttttgagTGTTTGGGAGCTCTGCATAATGTTTTAATCAGAATTTCTCATATGAGTGACTGCATTTGAATTTACATAACTTAGTTTAAAGATTTCCATGCAAAATTTCATTCTTATATAGTTATAATCAGTTGTAGCACGCGACCATGGTCGTTTATTGGTACAATGAAGTTGTGGAGGTTTGAGTCTAGGGCCAGGGCCGTCTTTGAGAGTGTGCAAAGCAGGTTTTACCGCACAGGGTCCAAAATTTGTGGTTAAATAGGGCCTTTAACTGTTTTAATGAATCGAGTCTTACTTACACAAGGTCTCCAAACACTTAAAATGACTCTGTCTAGGACTACATGTATTATTAGCACTGATACTTCAAATTGAAGGTGTGTCTGGTGTTCGTGTCTTTGGTCTGAGATCAAATTGCATGCTGAATTTTGAtgattttgcatttgaatttgGTGTTTGTGTTAATTTTAGCAACCACCAATAAAGCCAATAGACAATCAGATAACTTTGGCAGAGATTGATACAATCAAAGTGATTGGAAAGGGAAATGGAGGGATAGTCCAATTGGTTCAACACAAATGGACTAATCAGTTTTTTGCATTAAAGGTATATCTATACTTGCAGCTTTCTTCATATATAACTTGTTTTGATTCACTTTATTCGTTTGTTACTTACAAAGTATTCTTTGGAATCAGCAAATTCAAATGAATCTTGAGGGTTCTACATGCAGACAAATAGCACAAGAGCTAAAAATCAATCAATCAGCGCAATGTCCTTACGTTGTTGTTTGTTACCAATCGATCTACGATAATGGCACGATATCAATCATCTTAGAGTACATGGATGGAGGCTCCTTAGAGGATCTGTTAAACAAAGTTATAACGATTCCAGAACCGTTTCTTGCCGCCATTTGTAAGCAGGTAAGGAAGTGGGACAATTTCAATGTTCGGTTTCGTGTACTTCGGCCTTAGACCTATACCTTGATTTTCCACGTGCCTAACTAGACTTCATTGCATTCGTGTTTTGGTTTTACTATGTAGGTGCTAAAGGGTTTGATGTATCTTCACCATGAGAAACACATTATTCATAGGGACTTGAAACCTTCTAATATACTTATAAATCATAGAGGGGAAGTAAAGATTACCGATTTCGGTGTCAGTATAATCATGGAAACTACTTCTGGTCAAGCAAATACTTTCATCGGTACATACAACTATATGTCTGTGAGTAAATTTATCGTTTTTCATCTTACCATCTATGGTCTTGTTTGGATAAATAACTTACATAAgcgtttattatatttattataagtGCTTATGCATTGCTATTTCAATAACAgaagataaaataaattcaaaatgttttcttaAGTTATAAGTTTTTTCTATAAACTCTATCAAAAAGTCTTACAGGAGTATATAGTAGTAGATATGCTTAAATAAGTCAACCCAAACAGGTCCTATATATGATACCGTTTCCCTGAATATGATTTTTGTCGATCATGCTTTTACAGCCGGAAAGAATCGATGGAAGCCAACAAGGTTACAATTACAAAAGTGATATATGGAGCTTGGGATTGATGTTGCTTAAGTGTGCAACGGGGAGATTTCCATATACACCACCAGATAATAGCGAGGGATGGGAAAATTTGTTTCAGCTTATCGAAGCCATTGTCGAAAATCCTTCACCAAGTGCTCCTTCTGATGAATGTTCACCCGAATTTTGCTCGTTTATCTCAGCATGGTAAGAAATTAACTATACTTTTAGTATCTAAATTATGTTGATATAATGAGGCTTCTGATCCTATGTCAATCTTTTCTGTGTCAGTTTACAGAAAAATCCAAGGGACAGACCATCGGCTCGAAACCTATTGGTATGCATACATCTTACTAAATTAGTAAATAGTAATTCTTACAGTGTACTGATTTATTTTTCGATCTAAATTTCAGAGGCATCCTTTTGTGAACATGTATGACGACTTACATGTGGATCTTTCGGACTATTTCTCCAATGCAGGGTCTACACTTGCAAACATATAAAACATTTTTTGTTCCGATTTTGGACTTAAAAGTAAAAAGTTAATCTAATTTAAATTTTGTTCACTATATGAACACAATGAGTTAGTCTTTTACGTGAAGCCGGAGTATCGTCTGTACTGAGGCAGTGGTTTGTAACTGTAAACTATAAACGAAATAGATGTTTGTGTTTTTGGTGCTCAAAAATTATATGAATGAATTCTAATTTTCTATTCGAAAGATCCTTTGTATTTGAATTCTTTTACTATGTTGCTTGAGATTGAAATTTTCATCATAAGGCAATCCATTTAGACATTACTTAAACTACAAGTAATTGTAGTATGTGCAAATTTGCAACcttcaattcaactattaaattttgaaatacaataatacaaatttaaaaaatgaaaattacatgcATTTATACATTTTCCTTGCTTAAAATTTAAAACTATAGCTAACATAAAAACTTTACatcattaaaaatatagtaaaaaaatAACCCTTATGAAAAAACTAAAGGGCTAAATAAATTTGCCACCAtacttgtaaaaaaaaatattaatatagctataaatattttaattgagGAGCATCTATTTTATGCTTTTCTCTTGATATTTCTTTGAGGTTTCAAGTCTATAACAATAACTGAGATGTTATCTTTGCTTCCTCTTTGAAGAGCAAGTTTTGATAGATACTCTGCTGCATACTGAGCTGCA from Vicia villosa cultivar HV-30 ecotype Madison, WI linkage group LG4, Vvil1.0, whole genome shotgun sequence encodes the following:
- the LOC131599427 gene encoding mitogen-activated protein kinase kinase 2-like; its protein translation is MKKGCLDPNLKLTVPASNQASFAKFLTQSGTFKDGNLLVNKDGVRIVSQSEVETQPPIKPIDNQITLAEIDTIKVIGKGNGGIVQLVQHKWTNQFFALKQIQMNLEGSTCRQIAQELKINQSAQCPYVVVCYQSIYDNGTISIILEYMDGGSLEDLLNKVITIPEPFLAAICKQVLKGLMYLHHEKHIIHRDLKPSNILINHRGEVKITDFGVSIIMETTSGQANTFIGTYNYMSPERIDGSQQGYNYKSDIWSLGLMLLKCATGRFPYTPPDNSEGWENLFQLIEAIVENPSPSAPSDECSPEFCSFISACLQKNPRDRPSARNLLRHPFVNMYDDLHVDLSDYFSNAGSTLANI